In Jejubacter calystegiae, the following are encoded in one genomic region:
- the pgl gene encoding 6-phosphogluconolactonase yields the protein MKQTVYIASPESHQIHVWRLEDGGSLKLLQVVDAPGQVQPMVVSPDKGWLYVGVRPEFRVVAYRIAPDDGTLSEAGEAPLPGSPTHLSTDHEGRFLFCASYNAGCVSVTPLKDGHPQPVIDKVEGLDGCHSANISPDNRTLWVPTLKQDRICLFTLSDDGYLAPQEPAEVMTVEGAGPRHMAFHPNRQYAYCVNELNGTVDVWELRDPNGEIECVQTLDMMPPDFADTRWAADIHITPDGRHLYACDRTASIITVFSVSEDGSVLSVEGYQPTETQPRGFNIDHSGKYVIAAGQQSHHIAVYQIEGEQGLLKEQSRYAVGQGPMWVTINAF from the coding sequence ATGAAACAAACTGTCTATATCGCCAGCCCTGAAAGCCATCAGATTCACGTCTGGCGTCTGGAGGATGGCGGCAGTCTGAAGCTGTTGCAGGTGGTGGATGCGCCAGGGCAGGTTCAGCCCATGGTGGTCAGCCCGGATAAAGGCTGGCTCTATGTTGGGGTACGCCCGGAGTTTCGGGTTGTTGCCTACCGGATTGCGCCGGACGACGGCACTCTGAGCGAAGCCGGGGAAGCGCCGCTTCCGGGCAGCCCGACCCATCTGTCCACCGATCATGAAGGGCGCTTCCTGTTCTGCGCCTCTTACAATGCGGGCTGTGTCAGCGTCACTCCCCTGAAAGACGGCCACCCTCAGCCGGTTATCGATAAAGTCGAAGGGCTGGATGGCTGTCATTCCGCCAATATCTCACCGGATAACCGCACCCTGTGGGTTCCGACACTGAAGCAGGATCGCATCTGCCTGTTTACCCTGAGCGATGACGGCTACCTGGCACCTCAGGAGCCTGCGGAGGTGATGACCGTGGAAGGGGCCGGGCCGCGCCATATGGCGTTCCACCCTAACCGTCAGTACGCCTATTGCGTGAACGAACTGAATGGCACCGTGGATGTCTGGGAATTGCGCGATCCGAACGGTGAGATCGAGTGCGTGCAGACTCTGGATATGATGCCGCCGGACTTTGCCGACACCCGCTGGGCCGCGGATATCCATATTACCCCGGACGGCCGTCATCTCTACGCCTGCGACCGTACTGCCAGCATTATCACGGTCTTTAGCGTATCGGAAGATGGCAGTGTGCTGTCGGTAGAAGGCTACCAGCCTACTGAAACCCAGCCGCGCGGCTTTAATATCGACCACAGCGGTAAATATGTGATTGCGGCAGGACAGCAGTCGCACCATATCGCCGTTTACCAGATCGAAGGCGAGCAGGGGCTGCTGAAAGAGCAGAGCCGTTATGCGGTAGGTCAGGGACCGATGTGGGTCACGATTAACGCGTTTTAA
- a CDS encoding pyridoxal phosphatase, which yields MTRRIIALDLDGTLLTPQKTILPASLEALQQARQAGYQVLIVTGRHHVAIHPFYRALELTTPAICCNGTYLYDYPAKRVLAADPLSASQALATLDLLESQQIHGLMYVDDEMLYETPTGHVERTRNWALSLPEDQRPTFRQVDSLRDAARSAQAIWKFALTGESISRLQETTALLEGELNLACEWSWHDQVDVAQAGNSKGKRLAQWVESQGMTMDQVVAFGDNYNDLSMLEPAGIGFAMGNADDAIKARADITIGTNEENSIADAIRRYLL from the coding sequence ATGACCAGGCGAATTATCGCGCTCGATCTTGATGGCACCCTGCTGACGCCGCAGAAAACCATTCTTCCCGCTTCGCTGGAAGCGCTACAGCAGGCCCGGCAGGCGGGCTATCAGGTGCTGATCGTCACTGGCCGTCACCACGTTGCCATTCACCCCTTTTATCGGGCGCTGGAACTGACTACCCCGGCCATCTGCTGTAACGGCACCTATCTGTATGATTATCCGGCTAAGCGGGTACTGGCCGCCGATCCGCTCAGCGCCAGCCAGGCGCTGGCCACCCTCGATCTGCTGGAATCTCAGCAGATCCATGGCCTGATGTACGTGGATGATGAGATGCTGTATGAAACGCCCACCGGCCACGTGGAACGCACCCGCAACTGGGCCCTGTCGCTACCGGAAGATCAGCGCCCCACCTTCCGCCAGGTTGATTCGCTGCGCGATGCCGCCCGCTCTGCGCAAGCTATCTGGAAATTCGCCCTGACTGGCGAAAGTATTTCCCGGTTGCAGGAAACTACCGCGCTACTGGAAGGCGAGCTGAATCTTGCCTGCGAATGGTCATGGCACGATCAGGTCGACGTGGCCCAGGCAGGCAACAGTAAAGGCAAACGTCTGGCGCAGTGGGTGGAGTCCCAGGGAATGACCATGGACCAGGTGGTGGCCTTCGGCGATAACTATAACGATTTAAGTATGCTGGAGCCTGCCGGCATCGGCTTCGCCATGGGCAATGCCGATGACGCCATTAAGGCGCGTGCCGATATCACCATCGGCACCAATGAAGAGAACAGCATCGCCGACGCTATCCGCCGCTACCTGCTGTAA